In Bos taurus isolate L1 Dominette 01449 registration number 42190680 breed Hereford chromosome 11, ARS-UCD2.0, whole genome shotgun sequence, one DNA window encodes the following:
- the SLC25A25 gene encoding calcium-binding mitochondrial carrier protein SCaMC-2 isoform X2 → MVSSVLCRCVASPPPDPAASASSSASSPASVDPCGGAVCGGPDHRLRLWSLFQTLDVNRDGGLCVNDLAVGLRRLGLHRTEGELRKIVQAGDKDLDGQLDFEEFVHYLQDHEKKLRLVFKSLDKKNDGRIDAQEIMQSLRDLGVKISEQQAEKILKSMDKNGTMTIDWNEWRDYHLLHPVENIPEIILYWKHSTIFDVGENLTVPDEFTVEERQTGMWWRHLVAGGGAGAVSRTCTAPLDRLKVLMQVHASRSNNMCIVGGFTQMIREGGARSLWRGNGINVLKIAPESAIKFMAYEQIKRLIGSDQETLRIHERLVAGSLAGAIAQSSIYPMEVLKTRMALRKTGQYSGMLDCARKILAREGMAAFYKGYVPNMLGIIPYAGIDLAVYETLKNAWLQRYAVNSADPGVFVLLACGTMSSTCGQLASYPLALVRTRMQAQASMEGAPEVTMSSLFKQILRTEGAFGLYRGLAPNFMKVIPAVSISYVVYENLKITLGVQSR, encoded by the exons ATGGTGAGCAGTGTGTTGTGCCGCTGCGTGGCCTCCCCGCCGCCAGACCCCGCCGCCTCCGCCTCGTCGTCCGCCTCATCGCCGGCGTCTGTGGACCCGTGCGGCGGCGCCGTCTGCGGGGGCCCGGACCACCGGCTGCGCCTCTGGAGCCTCTTCCAGACTCTTGACGTCAACCGCGACGGCGGGCTGTGTGTCAACGACTTGGCCGTGGGACTTCGGCGCCTGGGACTACACCGCACCGAGGGCGAGCTTCGG aaaATCGTACAAGCTGGCGACAAAGACCTGGATGGGCAGCTAGACTTCGAAGAGTTCGTCCACTATCTCCAAGATCAcgagaagaaactgaggctggtGTTCAAGAGTTTGGACAAAAAGAATGATG GGCGGATCGACGCCCAGGAGATCATGCAGTCCCTGCGGGACCTGGGGGTCAAGATATCTGAGCAGCAGGCAGAAAAAATCCTCAAGAG CATGGACAAAAATGGCACGATGACCATCGACTGGAACGAGTGGCGAGACTATCACCTCCTGCACCCCGTGGAGAACATCCCTGAGATCATCCTCTACTGGAAGCACTCCACG ATCTTTGATGTGGGTGAGAATCTGACAGTCCCCGATGAGTTCACGGTGGAGGAGAGGCAGACGGGGATGTGGTGGAGGCACCTGGTGGCCGGCGGTGGGGCGGGGGCCGTATCGAGAACCTGCACGGCCCCCCTGGACAGACTCAAGGTGCTCATGCAG GTCCACGCCTCCCGCAGCAACAACATGTGCATCGTGGGTGGGTTCACGCAGATGATTCGAGAAGGAGGGGCCCGATCACTCTGGCGGGGCAATGGCATCAACGTCCTCAAAATCGCCCCCGAGTCGGCCATCAAATTCATGGCCTACGAGCAG ATCAAACGTCTCATTGGGAGTGACCAGGAGACTCTGAGGATTCACGAGAGGCTCGTGGCAGGGTCCTTGGCAGGGGCCATCGCCCAGAGTAGTATCTACCCGATGGAG GTCCTGAAGACCCGGATGGCCCTGCGCAAGACAGGCCAGTACTCGGGCATGTTGGACTGTGCCAGGAAGATCCTGGCCCGAGAGGGCATGGCCGCCTTCTACAAAGGCTACGTCCCCAACATGCTGGGCATCATCCCCTACGCTGGCATAGACTTGGCCGTCTACGAG ACACTCAAGAATGCCTGGCTGCAGCGCTATGCAGTGAACAGTGCAGACCCTGGTGTGTTTGTGCTCCTGGCCTGTGGCACCATGTCCAGCACCTGTGGCCAGCTGGCCAGCTACCCACTGGCCCTGGTCAGGACCCGGATGCAGGCCCAAG CCTCCATGGAGGGTGCTCCCGAGGTGACCATGAGCAGCCTCTTCAAACAGATTCTGCGGACCGAGGGGGCCTTCGGCCTGTACCGGGGGCTGGCCCCCAACTTCATGAAGGTGATCCCGGCCGTGAGCATCAGCTACGTGGTGTACGAGAACCTGAAGATCACCCTGGGCGTGCAGTCGCGGTGA
- the SLC25A25 gene encoding calcium-binding mitochondrial carrier protein SCaMC-2 isoform X1, which yields MVSSVLCRCVASPPPDPAASASSSASSPASVDPCGGAVCGGPDHRLRLWSLFQTLDVNRDGGLCVNDLAVGLRRLGLHRTEGELRKIVQAGDKDLDGQLDFEEFVHYLQDHEKKLRLVFKSLDKKNDGRIDAQEIMQSLRDLGVKISEQQAEKILKRIRMGHFWGPVTYMDKNGTMTIDWNEWRDYHLLHPVENIPEIILYWKHSTIFDVGENLTVPDEFTVEERQTGMWWRHLVAGGGAGAVSRTCTAPLDRLKVLMQVHASRSNNMCIVGGFTQMIREGGARSLWRGNGINVLKIAPESAIKFMAYEQIKRLIGSDQETLRIHERLVAGSLAGAIAQSSIYPMEVLKTRMALRKTGQYSGMLDCARKILAREGMAAFYKGYVPNMLGIIPYAGIDLAVYETLKNAWLQRYAVNSADPGVFVLLACGTMSSTCGQLASYPLALVRTRMQAQASMEGAPEVTMSSLFKQILRTEGAFGLYRGLAPNFMKVIPAVSISYVVYENLKITLGVQSR from the exons ATGGTGAGCAGTGTGTTGTGCCGCTGCGTGGCCTCCCCGCCGCCAGACCCCGCCGCCTCCGCCTCGTCGTCCGCCTCATCGCCGGCGTCTGTGGACCCGTGCGGCGGCGCCGTCTGCGGGGGCCCGGACCACCGGCTGCGCCTCTGGAGCCTCTTCCAGACTCTTGACGTCAACCGCGACGGCGGGCTGTGTGTCAACGACTTGGCCGTGGGACTTCGGCGCCTGGGACTACACCGCACCGAGGGCGAGCTTCGG aaaATCGTACAAGCTGGCGACAAAGACCTGGATGGGCAGCTAGACTTCGAAGAGTTCGTCCACTATCTCCAAGATCAcgagaagaaactgaggctggtGTTCAAGAGTTTGGACAAAAAGAATGATG GGCGGATCGACGCCCAGGAGATCATGCAGTCCCTGCGGGACCTGGGGGTCAAGATATCTGAGCAGCAGGCAGAAAAAATCCTCAAGAG AATACGAATGGGCCACTTCTGGGGCCCTGTCACCTA CATGGACAAAAATGGCACGATGACCATCGACTGGAACGAGTGGCGAGACTATCACCTCCTGCACCCCGTGGAGAACATCCCTGAGATCATCCTCTACTGGAAGCACTCCACG ATCTTTGATGTGGGTGAGAATCTGACAGTCCCCGATGAGTTCACGGTGGAGGAGAGGCAGACGGGGATGTGGTGGAGGCACCTGGTGGCCGGCGGTGGGGCGGGGGCCGTATCGAGAACCTGCACGGCCCCCCTGGACAGACTCAAGGTGCTCATGCAG GTCCACGCCTCCCGCAGCAACAACATGTGCATCGTGGGTGGGTTCACGCAGATGATTCGAGAAGGAGGGGCCCGATCACTCTGGCGGGGCAATGGCATCAACGTCCTCAAAATCGCCCCCGAGTCGGCCATCAAATTCATGGCCTACGAGCAG ATCAAACGTCTCATTGGGAGTGACCAGGAGACTCTGAGGATTCACGAGAGGCTCGTGGCAGGGTCCTTGGCAGGGGCCATCGCCCAGAGTAGTATCTACCCGATGGAG GTCCTGAAGACCCGGATGGCCCTGCGCAAGACAGGCCAGTACTCGGGCATGTTGGACTGTGCCAGGAAGATCCTGGCCCGAGAGGGCATGGCCGCCTTCTACAAAGGCTACGTCCCCAACATGCTGGGCATCATCCCCTACGCTGGCATAGACTTGGCCGTCTACGAG ACACTCAAGAATGCCTGGCTGCAGCGCTATGCAGTGAACAGTGCAGACCCTGGTGTGTTTGTGCTCCTGGCCTGTGGCACCATGTCCAGCACCTGTGGCCAGCTGGCCAGCTACCCACTGGCCCTGGTCAGGACCCGGATGCAGGCCCAAG CCTCCATGGAGGGTGCTCCCGAGGTGACCATGAGCAGCCTCTTCAAACAGATTCTGCGGACCGAGGGGGCCTTCGGCCTGTACCGGGGGCTGGCCCCCAACTTCATGAAGGTGATCCCGGCCGTGAGCATCAGCTACGTGGTGTACGAGAACCTGAAGATCACCCTGGGCGTGCAGTCGCGGTGA
- the SLC25A25 gene encoding calcium-binding mitochondrial carrier protein SCaMC-2 isoform X4, translating into MFQMLWHFLSSFFPRAGCQGSREGSGNEVRGTPAPARRDQMPSFLGKQDGRAEATEKRPTILLVVGPAEQFPKKIVQAGDKDLDGQLDFEEFVHYLQDHEKKLRLVFKSLDKKNDGRIDAQEIMQSLRDLGVKISEQQAEKILKSMDKNGTMTIDWNEWRDYHLLHPVENIPEIILYWKHSTIFDVGENLTVPDEFTVEERQTGMWWRHLVAGGGAGAVSRTCTAPLDRLKVLMQVHASRSNNMCIVGGFTQMIREGGARSLWRGNGINVLKIAPESAIKFMAYEQIKRLIGSDQETLRIHERLVAGSLAGAIAQSSIYPMEVLKTRMALRKTGQYSGMLDCARKILAREGMAAFYKGYVPNMLGIIPYAGIDLAVYETLKNAWLQRYAVNSADPGVFVLLACGTMSSTCGQLASYPLALVRTRMQAQASMEGAPEVTMSSLFKQILRTEGAFGLYRGLAPNFMKVIPAVSISYVVYENLKITLGVQSR; encoded by the exons ATGTTTCAGATGCTGTGGCATTTTCTGTCTAGCTTTTTCCCCAGGGCCGGGTGCCAAGGCTCCAGAGAGGGCAGCGGGAATGAAGTCAGAGGCACCCCGGCCCCGGCTCGGAGAGACCAGATGCCAAGCTTTTTGGGGAAGCAGGACGGAAGGGCTGAGGCCACGGAAAAGAGACCCACCATCTTGCTGGTGGTCGGACCTGCAGAGCAATTTCCTAAG aaaATCGTACAAGCTGGCGACAAAGACCTGGATGGGCAGCTAGACTTCGAAGAGTTCGTCCACTATCTCCAAGATCAcgagaagaaactgaggctggtGTTCAAGAGTTTGGACAAAAAGAATGATG GGCGGATCGACGCCCAGGAGATCATGCAGTCCCTGCGGGACCTGGGGGTCAAGATATCTGAGCAGCAGGCAGAAAAAATCCTCAAGAG CATGGACAAAAATGGCACGATGACCATCGACTGGAACGAGTGGCGAGACTATCACCTCCTGCACCCCGTGGAGAACATCCCTGAGATCATCCTCTACTGGAAGCACTCCACG ATCTTTGATGTGGGTGAGAATCTGACAGTCCCCGATGAGTTCACGGTGGAGGAGAGGCAGACGGGGATGTGGTGGAGGCACCTGGTGGCCGGCGGTGGGGCGGGGGCCGTATCGAGAACCTGCACGGCCCCCCTGGACAGACTCAAGGTGCTCATGCAG GTCCACGCCTCCCGCAGCAACAACATGTGCATCGTGGGTGGGTTCACGCAGATGATTCGAGAAGGAGGGGCCCGATCACTCTGGCGGGGCAATGGCATCAACGTCCTCAAAATCGCCCCCGAGTCGGCCATCAAATTCATGGCCTACGAGCAG ATCAAACGTCTCATTGGGAGTGACCAGGAGACTCTGAGGATTCACGAGAGGCTCGTGGCAGGGTCCTTGGCAGGGGCCATCGCCCAGAGTAGTATCTACCCGATGGAG GTCCTGAAGACCCGGATGGCCCTGCGCAAGACAGGCCAGTACTCGGGCATGTTGGACTGTGCCAGGAAGATCCTGGCCCGAGAGGGCATGGCCGCCTTCTACAAAGGCTACGTCCCCAACATGCTGGGCATCATCCCCTACGCTGGCATAGACTTGGCCGTCTACGAG ACACTCAAGAATGCCTGGCTGCAGCGCTATGCAGTGAACAGTGCAGACCCTGGTGTGTTTGTGCTCCTGGCCTGTGGCACCATGTCCAGCACCTGTGGCCAGCTGGCCAGCTACCCACTGGCCCTGGTCAGGACCCGGATGCAGGCCCAAG CCTCCATGGAGGGTGCTCCCGAGGTGACCATGAGCAGCCTCTTCAAACAGATTCTGCGGACCGAGGGGGCCTTCGGCCTGTACCGGGGGCTGGCCCCCAACTTCATGAAGGTGATCCCGGCCGTGAGCATCAGCTACGTGGTGTACGAGAACCTGAAGATCACCCTGGGCGTGCAGTCGCGGTGA
- the SLC25A25 gene encoding calcium-binding mitochondrial carrier protein SCaMC-2 isoform X3: MFQMLWHFLSSFFPRAGCQGSREGSGNEVRGTPAPARRDQMPSFLGKQDGRAEATEKRPTILLVVGPAEQFPKKIVQAGDKDLDGQLDFEEFVHYLQDHEKKLRLVFKSLDKKNDGRIDAQEIMQSLRDLGVKISEQQAEKILKRIRMGHFWGPVTYMDKNGTMTIDWNEWRDYHLLHPVENIPEIILYWKHSTIFDVGENLTVPDEFTVEERQTGMWWRHLVAGGGAGAVSRTCTAPLDRLKVLMQVHASRSNNMCIVGGFTQMIREGGARSLWRGNGINVLKIAPESAIKFMAYEQIKRLIGSDQETLRIHERLVAGSLAGAIAQSSIYPMEVLKTRMALRKTGQYSGMLDCARKILAREGMAAFYKGYVPNMLGIIPYAGIDLAVYETLKNAWLQRYAVNSADPGVFVLLACGTMSSTCGQLASYPLALVRTRMQAQASMEGAPEVTMSSLFKQILRTEGAFGLYRGLAPNFMKVIPAVSISYVVYENLKITLGVQSR, from the exons ATGTTTCAGATGCTGTGGCATTTTCTGTCTAGCTTTTTCCCCAGGGCCGGGTGCCAAGGCTCCAGAGAGGGCAGCGGGAATGAAGTCAGAGGCACCCCGGCCCCGGCTCGGAGAGACCAGATGCCAAGCTTTTTGGGGAAGCAGGACGGAAGGGCTGAGGCCACGGAAAAGAGACCCACCATCTTGCTGGTGGTCGGACCTGCAGAGCAATTTCCTAAG aaaATCGTACAAGCTGGCGACAAAGACCTGGATGGGCAGCTAGACTTCGAAGAGTTCGTCCACTATCTCCAAGATCAcgagaagaaactgaggctggtGTTCAAGAGTTTGGACAAAAAGAATGATG GGCGGATCGACGCCCAGGAGATCATGCAGTCCCTGCGGGACCTGGGGGTCAAGATATCTGAGCAGCAGGCAGAAAAAATCCTCAAGAG AATACGAATGGGCCACTTCTGGGGCCCTGTCACCTA CATGGACAAAAATGGCACGATGACCATCGACTGGAACGAGTGGCGAGACTATCACCTCCTGCACCCCGTGGAGAACATCCCTGAGATCATCCTCTACTGGAAGCACTCCACG ATCTTTGATGTGGGTGAGAATCTGACAGTCCCCGATGAGTTCACGGTGGAGGAGAGGCAGACGGGGATGTGGTGGAGGCACCTGGTGGCCGGCGGTGGGGCGGGGGCCGTATCGAGAACCTGCACGGCCCCCCTGGACAGACTCAAGGTGCTCATGCAG GTCCACGCCTCCCGCAGCAACAACATGTGCATCGTGGGTGGGTTCACGCAGATGATTCGAGAAGGAGGGGCCCGATCACTCTGGCGGGGCAATGGCATCAACGTCCTCAAAATCGCCCCCGAGTCGGCCATCAAATTCATGGCCTACGAGCAG ATCAAACGTCTCATTGGGAGTGACCAGGAGACTCTGAGGATTCACGAGAGGCTCGTGGCAGGGTCCTTGGCAGGGGCCATCGCCCAGAGTAGTATCTACCCGATGGAG GTCCTGAAGACCCGGATGGCCCTGCGCAAGACAGGCCAGTACTCGGGCATGTTGGACTGTGCCAGGAAGATCCTGGCCCGAGAGGGCATGGCCGCCTTCTACAAAGGCTACGTCCCCAACATGCTGGGCATCATCCCCTACGCTGGCATAGACTTGGCCGTCTACGAG ACACTCAAGAATGCCTGGCTGCAGCGCTATGCAGTGAACAGTGCAGACCCTGGTGTGTTTGTGCTCCTGGCCTGTGGCACCATGTCCAGCACCTGTGGCCAGCTGGCCAGCTACCCACTGGCCCTGGTCAGGACCCGGATGCAGGCCCAAG CCTCCATGGAGGGTGCTCCCGAGGTGACCATGAGCAGCCTCTTCAAACAGATTCTGCGGACCGAGGGGGCCTTCGGCCTGTACCGGGGGCTGGCCCCCAACTTCATGAAGGTGATCCCGGCCGTGAGCATCAGCTACGTGGTGTACGAGAACCTGAAGATCACCCTGGGCGTGCAGTCGCGGTGA
- the SLC25A25 gene encoding calcium-binding mitochondrial carrier protein SCaMC-2 isoform X5 gives MLCLCLYVPLIGEAQTEFQYFESKGLPAELKSIFKLSVFIPSQEFSTYRQWKQKIVQAGDKDLDGQLDFEEFVHYLQDHEKKLRLVFKSLDKKNDGRIDAQEIMQSLRDLGVKISEQQAEKILKRIRMGHFWGPVTYMDKNGTMTIDWNEWRDYHLLHPVENIPEIILYWKHSTIFDVGENLTVPDEFTVEERQTGMWWRHLVAGGGAGAVSRTCTAPLDRLKVLMQVHASRSNNMCIVGGFTQMIREGGARSLWRGNGINVLKIAPESAIKFMAYEQIKRLIGSDQETLRIHERLVAGSLAGAIAQSSIYPMEVLKTRMALRKTGQYSGMLDCARKILAREGMAAFYKGYVPNMLGIIPYAGIDLAVYETLKNAWLQRYAVNSADPGVFVLLACGTMSSTCGQLASYPLALVRTRMQAQASMEGAPEVTMSSLFKQILRTEGAFGLYRGLAPNFMKVIPAVSISYVVYENLKITLGVQSR, from the exons ATGCTCTGCCTGTGCCTCTATGTGCCCCTCATCGGGGAGGCCCAGACCGAATTCCAGTACTTCGAGTCCAAGGGGCTTCCTGCCGAGCTGAAGTCCATCTTCAAACTCAGCGTCTTTATCCCCTCCCAGGAGTTCTCCACCTACCGCCAGTGGAAGCAG aaaATCGTACAAGCTGGCGACAAAGACCTGGATGGGCAGCTAGACTTCGAAGAGTTCGTCCACTATCTCCAAGATCAcgagaagaaactgaggctggtGTTCAAGAGTTTGGACAAAAAGAATGATG GGCGGATCGACGCCCAGGAGATCATGCAGTCCCTGCGGGACCTGGGGGTCAAGATATCTGAGCAGCAGGCAGAAAAAATCCTCAAGAG AATACGAATGGGCCACTTCTGGGGCCCTGTCACCTA CATGGACAAAAATGGCACGATGACCATCGACTGGAACGAGTGGCGAGACTATCACCTCCTGCACCCCGTGGAGAACATCCCTGAGATCATCCTCTACTGGAAGCACTCCACG ATCTTTGATGTGGGTGAGAATCTGACAGTCCCCGATGAGTTCACGGTGGAGGAGAGGCAGACGGGGATGTGGTGGAGGCACCTGGTGGCCGGCGGTGGGGCGGGGGCCGTATCGAGAACCTGCACGGCCCCCCTGGACAGACTCAAGGTGCTCATGCAG GTCCACGCCTCCCGCAGCAACAACATGTGCATCGTGGGTGGGTTCACGCAGATGATTCGAGAAGGAGGGGCCCGATCACTCTGGCGGGGCAATGGCATCAACGTCCTCAAAATCGCCCCCGAGTCGGCCATCAAATTCATGGCCTACGAGCAG ATCAAACGTCTCATTGGGAGTGACCAGGAGACTCTGAGGATTCACGAGAGGCTCGTGGCAGGGTCCTTGGCAGGGGCCATCGCCCAGAGTAGTATCTACCCGATGGAG GTCCTGAAGACCCGGATGGCCCTGCGCAAGACAGGCCAGTACTCGGGCATGTTGGACTGTGCCAGGAAGATCCTGGCCCGAGAGGGCATGGCCGCCTTCTACAAAGGCTACGTCCCCAACATGCTGGGCATCATCCCCTACGCTGGCATAGACTTGGCCGTCTACGAG ACACTCAAGAATGCCTGGCTGCAGCGCTATGCAGTGAACAGTGCAGACCCTGGTGTGTTTGTGCTCCTGGCCTGTGGCACCATGTCCAGCACCTGTGGCCAGCTGGCCAGCTACCCACTGGCCCTGGTCAGGACCCGGATGCAGGCCCAAG CCTCCATGGAGGGTGCTCCCGAGGTGACCATGAGCAGCCTCTTCAAACAGATTCTGCGGACCGAGGGGGCCTTCGGCCTGTACCGGGGGCTGGCCCCCAACTTCATGAAGGTGATCCCGGCCGTGAGCATCAGCTACGTGGTGTACGAGAACCTGAAGATCACCCTGGGCGTGCAGTCGCGGTGA
- the SLC25A25 gene encoding calcium-binding mitochondrial carrier protein SCaMC-2 (The RefSeq protein has 3 substitutions compared to this genomic sequence) produces MLCLCLYVPLIGEAQTEFQYFESKGLPAELKSIFKLSVFIPSQEFSTYRQWKQKIVQAGDKDLDGQLDFEEFVHYLQDHEKKLRLVFKSLDKKNDGRIDAQEIMQSLRDLGVKISEQQAEKILKSMDKNGTMTIDWNEWRDYHLLHPVENIPEIILYWKHSTIFDVGENLTVPDEFTVEERQTGMWWRHLVAGGGAGAVSRTCTAPLDRLKVLMQVHASRSNNMCIVGGFTQMIREGGARSLWRGNGINVLKIAPESAIKFMAYEQIKRLIGRDQETLRIHERLVAGSLAGAIAQSSIYPMEVLKARMALRKTGQYSGMLDCARKILAREGMAAFYKGYVPNMLGIIPYAGIDLAVYETLKNAWLQRYAVNSADPGVCVLLACGTMSSTCGQLASYPLALVRTRMQAQASMEGAPEVTMSSLFKQILRTEGAFGLYRGLAPNFMKVIPAVSISYVVYENLKITLGVQSR; encoded by the exons ATGCTCTGCCTGTGCCTCTATGTGCCCCTCATCGGGGAGGCCCAGACCGAATTCCAGTACTTCGAGTCCAAGGGGCTTCCTGCCGAGCTGAAGTCCATCTTCAAACTCAGCGTCTTTATCCCCTCCCAGGAGTTCTCCACCTACCGCCAGTGGAAGCAG aaaATCGTACAAGCTGGCGACAAAGACCTGGATGGGCAGCTAGACTTCGAAGAGTTCGTCCACTATCTCCAAGATCAcgagaagaaactgaggctggtGTTCAAGAGTTTGGACAAAAAGAATGATG GGCGGATCGACGCCCAGGAGATCATGCAGTCCCTGCGGGACCTGGGGGTCAAGATATCTGAGCAGCAGGCAGAAAAAATCCTCAAGAG CATGGACAAAAATGGCACGATGACCATCGACTGGAACGAGTGGCGAGACTATCACCTCCTGCACCCCGTGGAGAACATCCCTGAGATCATCCTCTACTGGAAGCACTCCACG ATCTTTGATGTGGGTGAGAATCTGACAGTCCCCGATGAGTTCACGGTGGAGGAGAGGCAGACGGGGATGTGGTGGAGGCACCTGGTGGCCGGCGGTGGGGCGGGGGCCGTATCGAGAACCTGCACGGCCCCCCTGGACAGACTCAAGGTGCTCATGCAG GTCCACGCCTCCCGCAGCAACAACATGTGCATCGTGGGTGGGTTCACGCAGATGATTCGAGAAGGAGGGGCCCGATCACTCTGGCGGGGCAATGGCATCAACGTCCTCAAAATCGCCCCCGAGTCGGCCATCAAATTCATGGCCTACGAGCAG ATCAAACGTCTCATTGGGAGTGACCAGGAGACTCTGAGGATTCACGAGAGGCTCGTGGCAGGGTCCTTGGCAGGGGCCATCGCCCAGAGTAGTATCTACCCGATGGAG GTCCTGAAGACCCGGATGGCCCTGCGCAAGACAGGCCAGTACTCGGGCATGTTGGACTGTGCCAGGAAGATCCTGGCCCGAGAGGGCATGGCCGCCTTCTACAAAGGCTACGTCCCCAACATGCTGGGCATCATCCCCTACGCTGGCATAGACTTGGCCGTCTACGAG ACACTCAAGAATGCCTGGCTGCAGCGCTATGCAGTGAACAGTGCAGACCCTGGTGTGTTTGTGCTCCTGGCCTGTGGCACCATGTCCAGCACCTGTGGCCAGCTGGCCAGCTACCCACTGGCCCTGGTCAGGACCCGGATGCAGGCCCAAG CCTCCATGGAGGGTGCTCCCGAGGTGACCATGAGCAGCCTCTTCAAACAGATTCTGCGGACCGAGGGGGCCTTCGGCCTGTACCGGGGGCTGGCCCCCAACTTCATGAAGGTGATCCCGGCCGTGAGCATCAGCTACGTGGTGTACGAGAACCTGAAGATCACCCTGGGCGTGCAGTCGCGGTGA
- the SLC25A25 gene encoding calcium-binding mitochondrial carrier protein SCaMC-2 isoform X6 — protein sequence MQKIVQAGDKDLDGQLDFEEFVHYLQDHEKKLRLVFKSLDKKNDGRIDAQEIMQSLRDLGVKISEQQAEKILKRIRMGHFWGPVTYMDKNGTMTIDWNEWRDYHLLHPVENIPEIILYWKHSTIFDVGENLTVPDEFTVEERQTGMWWRHLVAGGGAGAVSRTCTAPLDRLKVLMQVHASRSNNMCIVGGFTQMIREGGARSLWRGNGINVLKIAPESAIKFMAYEQIKRLIGSDQETLRIHERLVAGSLAGAIAQSSIYPMEVLKTRMALRKTGQYSGMLDCARKILAREGMAAFYKGYVPNMLGIIPYAGIDLAVYETLKNAWLQRYAVNSADPGVFVLLACGTMSSTCGQLASYPLALVRTRMQAQASMEGAPEVTMSSLFKQILRTEGAFGLYRGLAPNFMKVIPAVSISYVVYENLKITLGVQSR from the exons aaaATCGTACAAGCTGGCGACAAAGACCTGGATGGGCAGCTAGACTTCGAAGAGTTCGTCCACTATCTCCAAGATCAcgagaagaaactgaggctggtGTTCAAGAGTTTGGACAAAAAGAATGATG GGCGGATCGACGCCCAGGAGATCATGCAGTCCCTGCGGGACCTGGGGGTCAAGATATCTGAGCAGCAGGCAGAAAAAATCCTCAAGAG AATACGAATGGGCCACTTCTGGGGCCCTGTCACCTA CATGGACAAAAATGGCACGATGACCATCGACTGGAACGAGTGGCGAGACTATCACCTCCTGCACCCCGTGGAGAACATCCCTGAGATCATCCTCTACTGGAAGCACTCCACG ATCTTTGATGTGGGTGAGAATCTGACAGTCCCCGATGAGTTCACGGTGGAGGAGAGGCAGACGGGGATGTGGTGGAGGCACCTGGTGGCCGGCGGTGGGGCGGGGGCCGTATCGAGAACCTGCACGGCCCCCCTGGACAGACTCAAGGTGCTCATGCAG GTCCACGCCTCCCGCAGCAACAACATGTGCATCGTGGGTGGGTTCACGCAGATGATTCGAGAAGGAGGGGCCCGATCACTCTGGCGGGGCAATGGCATCAACGTCCTCAAAATCGCCCCCGAGTCGGCCATCAAATTCATGGCCTACGAGCAG ATCAAACGTCTCATTGGGAGTGACCAGGAGACTCTGAGGATTCACGAGAGGCTCGTGGCAGGGTCCTTGGCAGGGGCCATCGCCCAGAGTAGTATCTACCCGATGGAG GTCCTGAAGACCCGGATGGCCCTGCGCAAGACAGGCCAGTACTCGGGCATGTTGGACTGTGCCAGGAAGATCCTGGCCCGAGAGGGCATGGCCGCCTTCTACAAAGGCTACGTCCCCAACATGCTGGGCATCATCCCCTACGCTGGCATAGACTTGGCCGTCTACGAG ACACTCAAGAATGCCTGGCTGCAGCGCTATGCAGTGAACAGTGCAGACCCTGGTGTGTTTGTGCTCCTGGCCTGTGGCACCATGTCCAGCACCTGTGGCCAGCTGGCCAGCTACCCACTGGCCCTGGTCAGGACCCGGATGCAGGCCCAAG CCTCCATGGAGGGTGCTCCCGAGGTGACCATGAGCAGCCTCTTCAAACAGATTCTGCGGACCGAGGGGGCCTTCGGCCTGTACCGGGGGCTGGCCCCCAACTTCATGAAGGTGATCCCGGCCGTGAGCATCAGCTACGTGGTGTACGAGAACCTGAAGATCACCCTGGGCGTGCAGTCGCGGTGA